From Pseudobythopirellula maris:
GAGGTCGGGCCGTTCGACGCGATGCGAGTCGAAGACTTTCACAAGTCGATGGCGACCAACTGCTGGGGGATCCTCCACACCGTTATCGCGGTGTTGCCGCACATGCGCCGCCGGCGGTGGGGGCGGATCGTTAACATCGCCTCGCTAGGCGGCAAGCGGGCCGTTCCGCACATGCTGCCGTATTGTGTCAGCAAGTTCGCCGCCGTGGGCCTCTCGCACGGGCTCCGGACCGAGTTGGCGAAGCACGGCGTTCTCGTCACAACGGTTTGCCCCAGCCTGATGCGCACCGGCAGCCCCCGCAACGCGCTCTTCAAAGGTCAGCACCGCAAGGAGTACGCCTGGTTCAGCATCGGCGACTCGCTCTCGTTTACGTCAATGGAGGCCGACGCCGCGGCTCAGCAGATCTTGCAGGCTTGTCGCCACGGCCGGGCCGAGCTCATCGCCCGCGACCACACGAACCTCGGCGTCGTGCTGCAAAACTTGCTCCCCGGCGTCACGCGCGAGGTCCTCACGGCCGCCGACCGGCTGCTGCCGGAGATGGGGGGCATCGGCCGCCAAGCGGCGCGCGGGCACGAGAGCACGAGCGGCTGGTCGCCATCGTGGCTGACCCGCTTGTCGGAACAGGCCGCCCGCCGCAACAACCAAATGCGCGACCGCTCGCCATCGGTTTGAAAGCGTGTCTAGCGAAACGTATCGACCGCTGCAACTTTGCCAGCAGCCACTCGCCTGGCAGTCTTACTGCCAGACAGGTTGTCGAGCGCCCCCCCGCCCGATGGGCGCGGCCTCGCTTGAGAGCCGCTCGCCAGCAATCCGAGTGGCTTTTTCTGCGTCGTGGCGAATCGAGAGGGGTGAGGCGCGACAATTGCTCACCTTCCTACCAGGGATTCCAGCTGCTTGCCCCCGCGGCCGGATCCGCTTCGTTCACCGGGCGTCCGCTTACCCAAGAGGCTCACCATGGCTTACGTCACGATTAAAAATGCACTCGAGCACGTCCAGAAGCTCCGGCGACAGATGGTCGAGCTGACGACCGTAATGGCCGACAACACGCAAAACGATTACCTCAGTCAATTACTCTCGCTCGCAGAGAAACACGACCAAGCGATGTCGGCGTTCCTCGCCGACCACATGGCGAACGCCGACGAGTCGGTCCTCGGCACTTGGGTGCAGTACAACCAAGGCGCCGGCGAGGGCCCGTTGGCCTTGAAGCGTCAACTCGAGGAATTGCTGAGTGAGGAAGACGACGACGTCTCCGCCGCCGAGCGGGTGCAGAACGCGATGCTCGAACTCGACCAGCAGGTGCTGCGCTTCTACGAGCTGATCCAAGAGCAGGTCAAAGGCGAGCGACCCCGCGAGTTCATGGAAGGCCTCATCACGATGGAAGAGCAGAAGACACGCGACAAGAGCCGCAATTATCTGGAGATGCAAGACCTTTGAGGCGACACGCGATTATGACATATCTGCCTGAACAAGACGATTCGCTCAAGGTCCGTTGACTATGGCGGCACTCACCAGTGCCGCCCGGCTTGGCGATCTTTCCGCCATAGGAGTCTTTCGCTCTAGGCGGGAGCGAGCAGGGACGCGGGACCATCGCCCACATTGGGCAGCAAAGCGCTCGACATGGGGGGACCACTCGCGCCGTGCTCGTGGGTAGAATGGGACTGACCAATCCCTTTCAGCCGCCGAGTCCGTCCATGCCCCCACTCCGCCGCGTTTCTTGGCTCACCGCCGCACCGATCCTGCTGCTCGCCGCGACGGCCGGGGCGAACGATGTGCTGGAGGTCGCGCGGTCTTACCCCGACGGCGGCGGCTACGACCGGTCGTGGAAGGGGAGCGGCTCGCCCGACGAGATCCGCCACGCCGGCGAGGTAATCTTGCCGGCGGCGGAGAACGGCACGTTCTGCTGCGGCTACACGCTGGCCGTGGCGATGCGTGTCGCCGAGCAGCGCGGGTTGCTCGTCGGCAAGACTCCCGACCAGGTCCGCCGCTTCCAGAAGCTGTGGTTCGGCTCGACCGAGGAGGATCGCGAGGTGCTCTGCGCGTTCGCGGCCAAGGACCTCGGCGTGGGACGTGAGGTCCCGCTCAAGGAAGCCGAGCCGGGCGACTTCGTGCAGCTGTGGCGCACGAGCGGCTCGGGGCACAGCGTGGTCTTCTTGGACTGGGCCCGCAACGACAACGGCCAGATCGTCGGCTTCCGCTACCGCAGCTCGCAAGGCTCGACCGACGGCATCGCCGACAAGACGGAATACTTAGCCGACTCGCCGGGCCGCGTGAGCGGCGTGGTGCGTGAGCGAACGCACGCCTGCCGGCTGAACGCTGCGCCGGCCGGGTCCTAACGGACCGCTAGGTAGAAACCCCCAGCGTGCGCCGCTTTGATCGACCTCCGCTCGGGCGTGAGTTACAATGGCCCCCATTGCAAACTTCTCTATCACGACGCTTCATTGCGTCTCTTTTTTAGATGGCACGGGCAAGGAATGAATAAGCTCCACCGCTGGGCGCTGACGGGTGGCTTGGCTTGGGCCGTGTTGTCGGCGGGCTACGTCCGCGCCGATATCACGCTCACGGGCGACGCTTCGCCCGAGTTCACCGGCACGCCGACCCATTGGCGTGTCGCTGGAGTCTTGACCGTCGGCGACACCGGCGTGGGCGCGTTGGAGATCGACAGTGCAGGCGTCTACAGCAGCCATGGCTACCTCGGTCTTCAGAGCGGGTCGTCGGGAGCCGCTACGCTCAGCACGAGCGGCGTATGGTCGCTCGACTATCAATTGCATGTGGGGCATGGCGGCACGGGCCAGCTCGATCTCTGGGACAATACCGTCGCGCGTATCGATGGCAGGAGCTACCTCGGCTACGCCCCAGGGTCGGTGGGCGTCGTATCAGTGAACGACCGAGCCCGGTTCGAAGCCGGTGAGGGCTTGAGCATCGGCGTCGCCGGCCGGGGGGTGATGACAATCGCTAGCGAGGGAGGGTTAAGCACCGATGGCTACCTCAGCAATATCATTCTGGGGCGATGCTCTGACTCGAACCCCGAGGAACTGGGCGACGGCACACTGATCTTCACCGGTGACGGCACGCTGGTCGAGCTCGATGAGACCGAGCTGATTGTTGGCGAGTACGGGCGAGGCGAGGTTGTCGTCGAGGCGGGCGCGCGGTTGTACGGCAACGAGGTCCGACTCGGCCTGCACGCCGGGTCGACCGCCGTCGCGCGTGTCGAAGGCGTGGGATCTGAGTGGACGCTGACTGGCGACGAACACGGTTACCTCGATTCGGACTTCTACGTCGGTTACGACGGCGAAGGAGTCCTCGACATATCCGAGGGCGCCATCGTCCGTAGCGATCAAACTTATGTCGCCTACGAAGAGACTTCTGTTGGGCGTGTTCGTGTGAGCGGCGCCGGCGCCGAACTGCAAAGCAGCGGTATTGAGCTAGGCACGTTTGGCGGCAAGGGAACCATGATCATTGAGCAAGGGGCCATGGTTCATCGGGGCAATGCCTCGCCAGCAAACGCTAATGTGATCGGAAGCTCCTACCACGATGGTACGGGCGAAGTGATCGTGCGGAATCCAGGATCAACTTGGAGACTGCCTCAGTGCGAGGTGGACAACGGCACGCTCACGGTAGCCGATGGGGGCTTGGTTGACACCAGAGATCTCATTATTAATGAGCACGGAGTCGTCACCGTTACCGGACGAGGTTCAAAGTTAGAAACCATCGGTTTCGACGGCAACCTTTCTAACAGAGGGAAGCTCTACATCGAGCAAGGAGGGGTTATCGACTCGGACTACGCTGGCAGATACTCCCGCTACCAACCCGTGGGTCTGGTGGAGGCCGTCGTCACCGGCGTCGGATCCCAGTGGAATATCGTGACCGACTTGATGTGGTTCGCCTTACGCGATTCTGAGCTCACCATCGCCGACGGCGGCGTTGTCAACGTGAAGAGAGATACGTTCACAGATAATTTTATCGGACAAGAAAGCCCTTACTCGAACACCATCCGCTTCGACGGCGGAACACTCAACACGGCGAGTCTCTATTCCTCGCCCGAGCGGCTGCTCGGCGAAGGGACAATCCACACCGCCGGGTTCATCACCGACTACGACATCACCTTCGACGCCTCGACCGGCACGCAACCAACCATCGTGCTGAACGACCTGCCGGGGCAGAACGTGACGGTCCACATGGACTTGTCGGACCCCGAGTACACACGGACGTTCGGCATCGGTTTCGCCGGCGAGGGAACTTTGACGATTAGCGAAGGAGTGGTGATCGATTCGAAATTCAACCGGATCGGCGTGAAAACAGGCTCGATGGGGCATGTGATCATCACCGGCGCCGGATCGGCTTGGAAAGCTTATGGGGGCTTCGGTGGCGGATTTGGTGTTGGCCAAGAAGGCGATGGCCGGATCACCATCAAAGACGGCGGCGCGCTCCACGGCAGCCCATACATCAAGGCCGATAGCAGCGAGAGTTACGTCAACATGACCACGGGTGGCATGATCATCATCGCAAGCTCCAGCGCCGATTCGGTCGCCCATTTTTCCAGCGGCTCGGAGGCCGTCAACTTCTGGGACGGCTCCCAATGGACGCCGCTCATCGAAGGGGTCGTCGGCATCGACTATTCGATCGACAGCTACATCGAAAACGAGCGCGTATTTTCCAGGCTTACCGTCCACCTCGCCGGCGACTACGACGGCGACGGCCTCGTGACCCTGGACGACTACACCGTGTGGACCGAGCAGTACGGCGAGACGGGCGACTGGGGCGCCGACGGCAACCACGACGGTGTGGTCGACGCCGCCGACTTCACAGTCTGGCGCGACCATTTCACGAGCGTCGCCCAAACGCTGACCACGCCTGAGCCCGCCAGCGCGGCGCTGCTGCTCCTCATGGCGGCGGCTGCCGCCGCCACGCGCCGCAGGGCCTGAGCCCAGGAAACGGCGTGTACCCTCCGCTCGGAACGCCGCGGAGGGCGTCCCCTACAGGGTCTTACAAGATCCTACAGGATCGTCGTGGGGTGGCCCCGGTCCGCCTCACCAAGCCCCCACCTCTTGCGAGAGCTCGAGCCACTCCTCTTCGAGGGTCTCGACCTCGGCGGCGATCGCCGTGACGCGTTCGTGCAGCTCCTGGGCCTTCTTGGGGTCGGTCGTCGTGAGGAGTTTTTCGTTGATCTCTTTCTTCTCGTCGTCGAGCTTGGCGATCTTGCGCTCGGCGCTCTTGAGCCGCTTCTGGGCGTCGCGCGACTGCTTGCCGGACGGCTTGCCGCCCGTCGGGGCGTCATCGGCGGGGCGGGCGGACGACTCGCTGCGGAGTCCCTCCTCGACCTCGCGTTCGATGCGGTAGACGTAGTCGTCGTAGCTCGCCGGGAACGAGACCACGCGGCCCTCGCGCACCTCGATGACCGTGTTGGCCACCTCGCGCATGAAGTAGCGGTCGTGCGACGTGAAGATCACGGTCCCCTCGTAACGCTTGAGAGCCGCGGCCAGGGCCTCGATCGTCTCGACGTCGAGGTGGTTGCCCGGCTCGTCGAGCACCAGCACGTTGTGGTTCTCCAGCAGCAGGCCGGCCAGCACGAGCCGGGCCCGCTCGCCGCCGCTGAGGACCTTGATCTTCTTCTGGGCCGCGGCGCCCGAGAACAAGAAGCTGCCGGCGATCTTCTTGATCGCCTGCTGCTTCGTGCCGGGGACGGCTTGCAGCTCGAGGTAGTCGAGCACCGTGTGCTCTTCGCGCAGCGTGGTGTAAACGTGCTGGGCGTACACGCCGACCTGGCAGCCGAAGCCCCACTTCATCGAGCCGCTCTTGGGATCGAGCGAGCCGCACACGGTGCGCAGGAACGTCGTCTTGCCCTGGCCGTTGTCGCCCACCACGCCGACGCGCGAGCCGTGCTCGACCTCGACGCTCACCCCCTCGGCCACCGCGCGGTCGGGGTAGCCGATCGTCATGTTGTCGGTGCGCAAGGCAGGCCCCTTGCGCGGCTCGACCTGGGGGAACGAGAAGCCGACCGTCGCCTCGTCGCCGGCGACCTCGACCAGCTCCAGGCGGTCGAGCTGCTTCGCCTTGTTGCGCGCCTGGCTGGCGGTGTTGGCGTTCGCGCGGTTCTTGTTGATGAACGTCTCGAGCTGCTTGCGCTTGGCGAGCGTGGCGGCGTTCAGCCGGCGGTCGTGCTCGCGGCGTTCGTCGAGGTTGGCCAGGAAGCCGTCGACGTCGCCCGGGTACATGGTGAGCTCGCCGCGCGACATCTCCAGCGTGTTGTCGCAGGTGTCCTTGAGGAACTCGCGGTCGTGCGACACGACGAGCACGCCCGCCTTGAAGTCCTTAAGAAAATGCTCCAGCAGGACCTGGGTGCGCAGGTCGAGGAAGTTCGTCGGCTCGTCGAGGATCAGCAGGTTCGGGTCGTGCAGCAACAGTGCGGCGAGTTTGACGCGAGTCTGCCACCCGCCCGAGAGCTCGCGCACCGGGCGCCCCAGCATGTCGTCGCCTAGGGCGAACCGCCACGCCACCTGGCCGCAGCGCCAGTCGGGCTGCTCGCTGTCGCGGAGCAGGAAGTCGAGCACCGTCTCGCCGTCGTGGAACGGGTCGTGCTGCCGCAGGTAGCCGAGCCGCAATTTTTTAGAGCGGACCACCTCGCCGGCGTCGAGTTCCTCGTCGCCCAACAGGATGCGGCAAAGGGTCGACTTGCCGGCGCCGTTGCGGCCGATGAGACCGACCTTCTGGTCGTCCGTGAGGGCGCAGCTGGCGCCGTCGAGAAGGATCTGGGGGCCGTAACGCTTGTGGGCGTCTTGCAGCGAGAGAACGATGGGCATGGGGAGTGAGAGGGGGGAGTTGAGAGGCGGGAGGTCAGGGGAAGCAGTCGCCGCAGGCGGCGTGTGATTCCCTCCCCATGGTGGGGAGGGGGAATAGGTCATTCCCGCCGCACCGCGCGCCAGCGCGTTACCCCATGCATGTTTCCCCGTAAGTCTCTCACCCGTCCGTCTCCTCGGTCCCGGAGCCATGAATCCCGACTCCTCGCCTGCACATCATCACCGCCCCCGCCGTGACGATCAAGCAGCACCACGCGAACCAGTCGCCGTAGCGCACATAAAAGCTCGGGCCGCTTATCGGTCGCGCCGGCACGCGGGCGACAATCACGTGCTCCGCCATGCGCGGCCCCTTTTCAACAACACGCCCCGAGGCGTCGATCACGGCCGACAGGCCGCCGTTGGCCGCCACGATCATCGGCGTGCGGGTCTCCACGGCGCGGAAGATGTCGCAGGCGAGGTGCATGTCGAGCTCGCTGGCGCCCCAGAACCAGGCGTCGTTCGTGACGTTCACCAGCACGTCGGGCGCGGCGCCCGCCTCGGTCAGCTCCCTCACGTGGCGGCGGATGACGTGCGGCACGACCGACTCGTAGCAGATGTTGGTGGCGAAGTTCACCGTCTCGCCGCTCGCCGTTTCGACCGGCATCGCCACCGGCCCGGCGCCCGGTCGCAGGCCGCCCGCCATCGGTGTGAGGTAGTAAAGTGCGGGCATCCCCTCGGCCAGCGGGATGTACTCGCCGAACGGCACGCGGTGCGTCTTGTCGTACACGGCCGTCAGGTCGCCGTCGGCCGACACCAGCGCGGCGGAGTTGTACACGTCGTACTGAAACTCGGGATCGGGTGCGGCGGCGC
This genomic window contains:
- a CDS encoding SDR family NAD(P)-dependent oxidoreductase — protein: MNRALGRGLALGAGSLLAYAAGRAALRRSRDFNYRDKTALITGGSRGLGLVIARRLVDQGARVALLARTQADLEVAAEELRARGGVVSVHPCDVSDKAAVERAVADAAQQHPSIDLLFNVAGVIEVGPFDAMRVEDFHKSMATNCWGILHTVIAVLPHMRRRRWGRIVNIASLGGKRAVPHMLPYCVSKFAAVGLSHGLRTELAKHGVLVTTVCPSLMRTGSPRNALFKGQHRKEYAWFSIGDSLSFTSMEADAAAQQILQACRHGRAELIARDHTNLGVVLQNLLPGVTREVLTAADRLLPEMGGIGRQAARGHESTSGWSPSWLTRLSEQAARRNNQMRDRSPSV
- a CDS encoding ABC-F family ATP-binding cassette domain-containing protein, which gives rise to MPIVLSLQDAHKRYGPQILLDGASCALTDDQKVGLIGRNGAGKSTLCRILLGDEELDAGEVVRSKKLRLGYLRQHDPFHDGETVLDFLLRDSEQPDWRCGQVAWRFALGDDMLGRPVRELSGGWQTRVKLAALLLHDPNLLILDEPTNFLDLRTQVLLEHFLKDFKAGVLVVSHDREFLKDTCDNTLEMSRGELTMYPGDVDGFLANLDERREHDRRLNAATLAKRKQLETFINKNRANANTASQARNKAKQLDRLELVEVAGDEATVGFSFPQVEPRKGPALRTDNMTIGYPDRAVAEGVSVEVEHGSRVGVVGDNGQGKTTFLRTVCGSLDPKSGSMKWGFGCQVGVYAQHVYTTLREEHTVLDYLELQAVPGTKQQAIKKIAGSFLFSGAAAQKKIKVLSGGERARLVLAGLLLENHNVLVLDEPGNHLDVETIEALAAALKRYEGTVIFTSHDRYFMREVANTVIEVREGRVVSFPASYDDYVYRIEREVEEGLRSESSARPADDAPTGGKPSGKQSRDAQKRLKSAERKIAKLDDEKKEINEKLLTTTDPKKAQELHERVTAIAAEVETLEEEWLELSQEVGAW